A window from Candidatus Nitrospira neomarina encodes these proteins:
- a CDS encoding TolC family protein translates to MEPIPNIKIRGSAGRNYVETQTVYGVMAFIEVPIFDWNQGTIQQARADLRRQESQVTLIELRLRRSLAEQFQRYLTALQHIIGYRDEILPESEARYRTQLLSYQADREAWPAVLEAQRDFFMFRLEYIDQLIAWRTARVAIEGLLLVDGLQAPQGVTPPGHIDANPKPR, encoded by the coding sequence ATGGAACCGATACCGAATATCAAGATTCGGGGTTCAGCCGGGCGAAACTATGTGGAAACCCAGACCGTTTATGGCGTGATGGCCTTTATTGAAGTTCCGATCTTCGACTGGAATCAAGGCACGATTCAGCAGGCTCGGGCCGACCTTCGTCGGCAGGAGTCCCAAGTCACCCTCATCGAACTCCGGCTTCGTCGGAGCCTGGCCGAACAATTTCAGCGCTATCTGACAGCCCTCCAGCACATCATCGGGTATCGGGATGAAATCCTCCCGGAATCAGAGGCGCGGTATCGCACCCAATTACTCAGCTATCAAGCGGACCGCGAAGCCTGGCCGGCGGTCTTGGAAGCGCAACGGGATTTCTTCATGTTCCGACTGGAATACATTGATCAATTAATTGCCTGGCGAACCGCCAGAGTGGCCATTGAAGGACTTTTACTCGTGGACGGCCTCCAGGCTCCGCAGGGTGTGACGCCGCCAGGCCATATCGATGCGAATCCTAAACCCCGATAG
- a CDS encoding copper oxidase, which produces MNEGITRRQVLLTGAAAAAGSLSTRASRSEQTQASESSDRPPQDAEKSSNNPNAKFSRYSRYHPSFGGPPDSDEYLGKLVPGFRPSGREPVPFVAPDLEKLSWKMVNGVKEFELRCTPVKQEFLPGKYMNVWGYNDSMPGPTMEAVQGDRVRIIVHNELPEPTSVHWHGLELPVEFDGVPGVTQHLIPPGGTYVYEYDLHQTGTFFYHSHVAMQEAFGMVGFFIIHPHVAYDPPVDRDFGLIFQNFFISPNTSTPDSMREFGWNWQTINGRSGPFTTPLVCKHGERVRIRIMDFSPMQHHPIHIHGHTFWLTGTEGGRIPSSAWIPRNTTLIGVAMAHDFEFVAFNPGDWTFHCHMVHHMMNHMVRQVGPRIREEENVSTYLNALPNRPPADPAFANPAFGVPGYPQKMQSQEMSDEAMQKINGRRETRGMRKKWHEGIKGLMTVMRVLPEEFYDLVMHSDEHIPPGAIFEAIAKGKYRTHRS; this is translated from the coding sequence ATGAATGAGGGTATAACACGACGGCAGGTTTTACTCACCGGTGCGGCCGCCGCGGCGGGTTCTCTCTCGACCCGAGCGAGTCGTAGCGAACAAACACAGGCATCGGAATCATCGGACCGTCCACCCCAGGATGCAGAAAAATCCTCGAATAATCCCAATGCCAAATTTTCTCGGTATTCACGCTATCATCCCAGCTTCGGCGGACCTCCGGATTCCGATGAGTATTTAGGAAAACTCGTCCCCGGTTTTCGGCCTTCAGGCCGGGAACCTGTCCCTTTTGTCGCTCCGGATCTGGAAAAATTGTCCTGGAAGATGGTCAATGGCGTGAAAGAATTTGAATTGCGTTGTACACCGGTCAAACAGGAATTTCTTCCCGGAAAGTATATGAACGTCTGGGGGTATAACGACAGTATGCCCGGTCCGACCATGGAGGCCGTTCAAGGGGATCGAGTCCGAATCATTGTTCATAACGAACTACCGGAACCGACGTCAGTACATTGGCACGGACTGGAACTTCCGGTGGAATTTGACGGGGTCCCGGGTGTCACCCAACATTTGATCCCTCCCGGCGGAACGTATGTCTATGAATACGACCTGCATCAGACGGGAACATTTTTTTATCACAGCCATGTGGCCATGCAGGAAGCGTTCGGCATGGTCGGATTTTTTATCATTCATCCTCACGTGGCCTATGATCCCCCCGTGGATCGGGACTTTGGCCTCATCTTTCAGAATTTTTTCATTTCTCCCAATACCAGCACCCCGGATTCGATGAGAGAATTTGGATGGAACTGGCAGACGATCAACGGGCGTAGCGGCCCCTTTACCACTCCCCTGGTGTGCAAACACGGCGAACGCGTCCGTATACGGATTATGGACTTCAGCCCCATGCAACATCATCCGATTCATATCCACGGCCATACGTTCTGGTTGACTGGTACCGAAGGCGGACGTATTCCGTCCAGTGCCTGGATTCCCCGGAACACGACGCTGATCGGCGTGGCTATGGCGCACGATTTTGAATTTGTGGCGTTTAATCCCGGCGATTGGACCTTTCATTGCCACATGGTGCACCACATGATGAACCATATGGTGCGGCAGGTGGGTCCGCGCATACGCGAGGAAGAGAACGTGTCAACATATCTGAATGCTCTGCCCAACCGTCCTCCGGCTGATCCCGCCTTCGCGAATCCGGCGTTCGGCGTGCCCGGCTACCCGCAGAAAATGCAAAGTCAGGAAATGAGCGATGAGGCCATGCAGAAAATCAACGGCAGGCGGGAAACTCGCGGTATGCGAAAAAAATGGCACGAAGGGATTAAAGGATTAATGACGGTTATGCGGGTCCTTCCGGAAGAATTCTATGATCTGGTGATGCATAGTGATGAACACATTCCTCCTGGGGCCATCTTTGAAGCCATCGCCAAAGGCAAATATCGCACCCATCGTTCCTAA
- a CDS encoding four-helix bundle copper-binding protein, which translates to MAHQHQSCIDACVRCAQECEWCANQCLGEMPECARLCVDCADACWSCTAFMSRDSEFSPELCDICATICDACAAECEKHDNEHCRRCAEACRRCAEECRKMSKTASTRQQPAGATR; encoded by the coding sequence ATGGCTCATCAACATCAATCTTGTATCGATGCTTGCGTGCGCTGTGCCCAGGAGTGCGAGTGGTGCGCAAATCAATGCCTGGGCGAGATGCCTGAATGTGCCCGCCTGTGTGTCGATTGCGCGGATGCCTGCTGGTCCTGTACGGCCTTTATGAGTAGAGATTCAGAATTTAGCCCAGAACTGTGCGACATCTGTGCCACCATTTGTGATGCCTGCGCCGCAGAATGCGAAAAACATGACAACGAACATTGTCGACGGTGTGCGGAAGCCTGTCGTCGATGCGCGGAGGAATGCCGCAAAATGAGCAAAACCGCATCCACCCGTCAGCAACCTGCTGGGGCCACACGCTAA
- a CDS encoding copper resistance protein B, with product MRKWFRCILSLTTISFLIGDFNTFVLLAQSIPDESTSTHKHKSHPQTIQPEVQTDIRSGKFTEMSDTGSPVSQKQDWPSPVMDNENHGFFLADVLEYRPNFGGDGSHDDYRWDIEGWYGGDYNRIWFKSEGQRDTAFKADYDIDSQLLFGRFIQQYYDFQVGGRVETQSYRGRNVTRGLAVIGLQGLVPYNYELQPAIFISQHGDLSARLTATKDLSLTQRLILQPRFETNAAIQRVRKFTTGSGLNNLELGFRLRYEIRREFAPYIGISLDKSFGDTASLVREEGGNPSQIRFVVGVRLWF from the coding sequence ATGAGGAAATGGTTTCGATGTATCCTCTCACTCACAACCATCAGTTTCCTCATTGGAGATTTCAATACATTCGTTCTCTTGGCCCAATCCATCCCCGACGAATCAACGTCCACTCATAAACACAAATCCCACCCCCAAACGATACAGCCGGAAGTCCAGACTGACATCCGATCCGGAAAATTCACAGAAATGTCGGACACGGGGTCACCTGTATCCCAAAAACAGGACTGGCCCAGTCCTGTCATGGATAATGAGAACCACGGTTTTTTCCTCGCCGACGTCCTTGAATACCGGCCGAACTTTGGCGGGGACGGAAGTCATGACGATTACCGGTGGGACATCGAGGGCTGGTACGGCGGTGACTACAATCGAATCTGGTTCAAAAGCGAGGGCCAGCGGGACACGGCATTTAAGGCCGATTACGACATTGATTCACAACTTCTCTTCGGACGTTTCATTCAGCAGTATTACGATTTCCAAGTAGGAGGGCGCGTCGAAACACAATCTTATCGGGGACGGAACGTTACGCGAGGACTGGCGGTGATCGGGCTACAAGGTCTCGTCCCGTATAACTATGAACTTCAGCCCGCCATCTTCATCAGTCAACATGGGGACCTGTCCGCACGATTGACCGCGACCAAAGACCTCTCCCTCACGCAACGGCTGATCCTTCAGCCCCGCTTTGAGACGAATGCCGCGATTCAACGTGTACGAAAGTTCACAACGGGTTCAGGACTGAATAACCTTGAGTTGGGGTTTCGGCTGCGTTATGAAATCCGACGGGAATTTGCCCCCTACATAGGAATCTCCCTGGACAAAAGTTTTGGAGATACCGCCTCACTCGTACGGGAGGAGGGGGGAAATCCAAGTCAGATTCGATTCGTGGTGGGCGTAAGGCTCTGGTTTTAA
- the legP gene encoding Dot/Icm T4SS effector Zinc-dependent metalloprotease LegP gives MAKNEVLEEADVGLLAGEEVLTGYVSGNTFTNKPVQYTVVDGLAMFEGCIVLGTAEEMAAKTQAVEEGESTGIAHSVVISGDQYRWPNALVPYTIHTALPNKARVTNAIKHWTDNTNIRFVERTSSNASQYPNYVNFRVATGCWSQVGMQGGKQDIGLANGCSTGSTIHEIGHALGLWHAHSREDRDSFVTIKWANITAGKEHNFNQHITDGDDIGAYDYGSIMHYGGKAFSKNGQATIVPKQSGVILGQRSKLSKKDIAAIHSIYRTWHYNKTVSRVYTTQHAKNAHVYLSGVGYKKIDPKSNSGVTNMLSGFCEALANNRKVHVYMDGGSIYRMQLV, from the coding sequence ATGGCTAAAAATGAGGTTTTAGAAGAAGCCGATGTCGGTTTGTTGGCGGGAGAGGAGGTGCTGACAGGTTATGTGTCGGGAAATACTTTTACGAATAAACCTGTTCAGTACACTGTTGTCGATGGTCTGGCAATGTTTGAAGGGTGCATCGTTCTAGGTACAGCGGAAGAGATGGCAGCAAAAACGCAGGCCGTCGAGGAAGGTGAAAGCACCGGCATCGCGCACAGTGTCGTGATTTCTGGTGACCAGTACCGTTGGCCTAACGCTTTGGTCCCCTACACCATTCATACTGCGTTGCCGAATAAAGCCCGTGTGACGAATGCCATCAAACATTGGACAGACAACACAAACATTCGCTTTGTCGAAAGAACCTCGAGCAATGCGAGTCAGTATCCTAATTATGTGAATTTTCGTGTCGCGACGGGCTGTTGGTCCCAGGTTGGGATGCAAGGCGGCAAGCAGGATATTGGCCTGGCTAACGGTTGTTCAACTGGAAGCACCATTCATGAGATCGGCCATGCTTTAGGACTCTGGCATGCACACAGTCGTGAAGACAGAGACAGTTTCGTCACGATTAAATGGGCAAATATCACGGCTGGGAAAGAGCATAATTTTAACCAGCATATCACCGATGGTGATGACATTGGAGCCTATGACTACGGTTCGATCATGCATTACGGTGGGAAAGCTTTTTCGAAGAACGGTCAAGCAACCATAGTTCCCAAACAGTCAGGAGTGATTCTGGGCCAAAGAAGTAAACTGAGCAAAAAAGACATTGCGGCCATTCACTCCATCTACCGTACCTGGCATTACAACAAAACGGTGTCTCGAGTGTACACGACGCAACATGCAAAAAACGCGCACGTTTACCTGAGTGGAGTCGGTTATAAAAAAATAGATCCGAAATCAAACAGCGGTGTCACCAATATGCTCTCTGGTTTTTGTGAAGCGTTGGCCAATAACCGCAAGGTTCATGTTTATATGGACGGCGGGTCTATATACCGAATGCAGCTTGTATAA
- a CDS encoding YbaY family lipoprotein, which yields MTENGPTLLTGNILIDEQASAFSGATVNVFLEDVSRQDDSSQVVQKQVIRNVEHLEGEGQSIAFAFKGKVPNPESHYIVRVHIDLNGNDSVDVGDLVTMESFPVLTRGHPSNITVRVNQIK from the coding sequence ATGACTGAGAATGGACCGACTTTATTGACAGGGAATATTCTAATTGATGAACAGGCTTCTGCTTTTTCAGGAGCCACCGTCAATGTTTTTCTGGAGGATGTCAGTCGTCAGGATGACTCAAGTCAGGTTGTTCAAAAACAAGTCATTCGAAACGTCGAGCATCTTGAGGGAGAAGGGCAGTCCATCGCTTTTGCATTCAAAGGCAAAGTTCCTAATCCTGAATCTCATTACATCGTGCGTGTTCATATCGATCTCAATGGGAATGATTCAGTTGACGTTGGCGATCTCGTCACCATGGAAAGTTTTCCTGTACTGACGCGTGGACATCCAAGCAACATCACGGTACGTGTCAATCAAATAAAGTAA
- a CDS encoding TolC family protein has protein sequence MDELPEPAISPQAGIPSPFPDLQKGEQQDKKVPEVHTHEDDTLPEVGPLSLAHLKELARKHNPTLIQAWSLVEVERAKALQAGLYPNPIGGYIGDQVNVRKTIGEFQGGFIQQEFVTAGKLELSRQKYLARASASEYQALAQEYRVINAIVIQYYRLLGSQERVAIHKELLKSWQDELVTMEERLNVGQANKADIHRARVQVQRQQLSLMMANNDLQLERERLLALVGTSLPSKPVAGKLAEELPPLTFDASLRRLIQESPELGLARANVRSANHGPTGKNGTDTEYQDSGFSRAKLCGNPDRLWRDGLY, from the coding sequence ATGGATGAACTGCCCGAACCGGCCATTTCCCCTCAGGCGGGCATTCCGTCTCCCTTTCCTGATCTGCAGAAGGGAGAGCAACAGGACAAGAAAGTCCCGGAGGTGCACACACACGAGGACGACACTCTCCCAGAGGTCGGACCGCTTTCTCTTGCACATCTGAAGGAACTCGCACGGAAACATAATCCTACATTGATCCAAGCCTGGTCGTTGGTTGAAGTTGAGCGGGCCAAAGCGCTTCAGGCGGGTCTCTATCCAAATCCTATCGGCGGGTATATAGGTGATCAGGTGAATGTGAGAAAAACCATTGGCGAGTTTCAAGGGGGATTCATTCAGCAGGAATTTGTCACGGCGGGAAAATTGGAATTGAGCCGGCAAAAATATCTGGCGCGCGCGTCCGCCTCGGAATATCAGGCCCTGGCCCAGGAATACCGGGTAATAAATGCGATTGTCATTCAATATTATCGCCTTCTGGGATCTCAGGAACGCGTGGCGATTCACAAGGAACTTCTGAAAAGCTGGCAGGATGAATTGGTCACAATGGAAGAACGATTAAATGTCGGCCAAGCCAATAAAGCTGATATCCATCGAGCCAGGGTCCAAGTTCAACGGCAGCAGTTGAGTCTGATGATGGCCAACAACGATCTGCAGTTGGAACGGGAACGACTGCTCGCTCTTGTGGGAACGTCGCTTCCCTCCAAACCGGTCGCAGGTAAATTGGCAGAAGAGTTGCCCCCCCTGACATTTGATGCATCGCTTCGGCGATTGATCCAGGAGAGTCCGGAGTTGGGTTTGGCCCGGGCCAATGTGCGATCGGCAAATCATGGTCCAACGGGAAAAAATGGAACCGATACCGAATATCAAGATTCGGGGTTCAGCCGGGCGAAACTATGTGGAAACCCAGACCGTTTATGGCGTGATGGCCTTTATTGA